The following coding sequences are from one Lycium ferocissimum isolate CSIRO_LF1 chromosome 3, AGI_CSIRO_Lferr_CH_V1, whole genome shotgun sequence window:
- the LOC132049370 gene encoding probable zinc metalloprotease EGY1, chloroplastic, with translation MGTLTSCSFNTMNLRFRIHPPKISYNFNQKIQMKNMYKRNLGRLIIRCSSSSGGGNGNSNNNNNNGSNSDGKLEKDSSSSNLATVTEENTEERNDKVTDSEDSPVSISSRPTISTIESTYNNFQVDSFKLMELLGPEKVDPSDVKIIKEKLFGYSTFWVTREEPFGDFAEGILFLGNLRGKREDVFAKLQSQLSEIMGDKYNLFMVEEPNSEGPDPRGGPRVSFGMLRKEVSEPSPTTLWQYVIAFLLFLLTIGSSVELGIASQITRLPPEVVKYFTDPNAIEPPDMQLLVPFVDSALPLAYGVLGVQLFHEIGHFLAAFPRNVKLSIPYFIPNITLGSFGAITQFKSILPDRKAKVDISLAGPFAGAALSSSMFAAGLLLSSNPGATGDLVQVPSTLFQGSLLLGLISRATLGYGAMHGALVSIHPLVIAGWCGLTTSAFNMLPVGCLDGGRAVQGAFGKGSLIGFGLATYSLLGLGVLGGPLSLPWGLYVLICQRTPEKPCLNDVTEVGTWRKAALGVAIFLVLLTLLPVWDELAEELGIGLVTTF, from the exons atgggaactttaaCGAGCTGTAGTTTCAATACAATGAACTTAAGGTTCCGTATTCACCCTCCAAAAATCAGTTATAATTTCAATCAAAAAATCCAAATGAAGAACATGTACAAACGCAATTTGGGTAGATTAATTATTAGGTGTAGTAGTAGTAGTGGTGGTGGAAATGGAaatagcaataataataataataatgggaGCAATAGTGATGGGAAACTGGAAAaagattcttcttcttccaatttGGCAACTGTAACTGAAGAGAACACTGAGGAAAGAAACGATAAGGTGACTGATTCTGAGGATTCTCCGGTGTCGATTTCTTCACGT CCAACAATATCCACTATTGAATCAACTTATAATAATTTCCAAGTAGATTCTTTTAAGTTGATGGAACTTCTTGGACCAGAAAAGGTTGATCCCAGTGATGTGAAGATcattaaggaaaagttattTGGCTACTCTACTTTTTGGGTGACTAGAGAAGAACCATTTGGAGATTTTGCAGAGGGCATTCTTTTCCTTGGGAATCTTAGAGGAAAAAGGGAGGATGTTTTTGCCAAACTTCAGAGTCAATTATCAGAAATTATGGGTGATAAGTACAACCTGTTCATGGTGGAGGAACCTAATTCAGAGGGGCCAGACCCGCGTGGTGGGCCCAGAGTCAGCTTTGGTATGCTGCGAAAAGAAGTTTCTGAACCAAGTCCAACAACTCTCTGGCAATATGTAATTGCTTTTCTGTTGTTCCTTCTCACGATTGGTTCCTCTGTGGAGCTAGGAATTGCGTCTCAG ATAACTCGCCTTCCTCCTGAGGTAGTTAAGTACTTTACGGATCCAAATGCTATTGAACCACCAGATATGCAGCTTTTAGTACCGTTTGTGGATTCTGCTTTACCTCTGGCATATGGTGTGTTGGGTGTGCAGTTATTTCAT GAAATTGGGCATTTTCTGGCTGCATTTCCAAGAAATGTGAAACTAAGCATTCCTTACTTTATTCCAAACATCACCCTTGGAAGCTTTGGAGCAATCACTCAG TTCAAATCTATTCTTCCTGATCGCAAAGCAAAGGTAGACATTTCTCTTGCGGGTCCCTTTGCTGGTGCTGCATTGTCTTCTTCCATGTTTGCGGCTGGCCTGTTGCTGTCATCCAATCCCGGTGCTACTGGAGATTTGGTTCAGGTTCCTAGCACACTTTTTCAGGGCTCTTTGCTTCTTGGACTTATTAGCAGAGCCACTCTTGGTTATGG AGCAATGCATGGAGCATTGGTTTCAATCCATCCTCTTGTGATTGCTGGCTG GTGTGGTTTGACTACATCAGCTTTTAATATGCTTCCAGTTGGATGTCTTGATGGTGGGAGAGCTGTGCAG GGAGCCTTTGGGAAAGGTTCACTAATTGGTTTTGGTTTGGCAACGTACTCACTTCTGGGTTTAGGCGTG CTTGGTGGACCTCTATCACTTCCTTGGGGATTATATGTTCTTATATGTCAG AGGACACCGGAGAAACCTTGCTTGAACGATGTAACAGAGGTCGGAACTTGGAGAAAAGCAGCTCTTGGTGTGGCTATATTCCTTGTATTATTGACTCTCCTTCCTGTATGGGATGAACTTGCAGAGGAGCTTGGTATAGGTCTTGTAACGACCTTTTGA
- the LOC132049373 gene encoding transcription factor MYB60 translates to MGRPPCCDKIGIKKGPWTPEEDIILVSYIQEHGPGNWRSVPTNTGLMRCSKSCRLRWTNYLRPGIKRGNFTPHEEGMIIHLQALLGNKWAAIASYLPQRTDNDIKNYWNTHLKKKLKKFQTDLGSHNLAPPPDNSSTNNFDQFSWQFSDNKQVSKLLNSPNSSSSSLYASSTENISRLLEGWMRSSPNPSRRNTDHDEMLHETQKNQDQELVKSCENSWIQDGGISNNIVTIPKGKSTCESSGVVAEKTSTNSTSPPPFTYLEKWLLDENAGQVEELMELPMIFT, encoded by the exons atgggAAGGCCTCCTTGTTGTGACAAAATTGGTATCAAGAAAGGTCCTTGGACTCCTGAAGAAGATATCATTTTGGTCTCTTACATCCAAGAACATGGTCCTGGAAATTGGAGATCAGTTCCTACTAATACTG GGTTGATGAGGTGCAGCAAAAGTTGTAGGCTAAGGTGGACAAATTACTTGAGGCCTGGAATCAAAAGGGGTAATTTCACTCCACATGAAGAAGGAATGATTATCCATCTTCAAGCTTTATTGGGTAACAA ATGGGCAGCCATAGCTTCATATCTTCCACAAAGGACAGATAATGACATCAAAAACTATTGGAACACTCACCTAAAGAAAAAGCTCAAGAAATTCCAAACAGATTTGGGTTCACATAATTTGGCTCCTCCTCCAGATAATTCTAGCACTAATAATTTTGACCAGTTCTCATGGCAATTTAGTGACaataaacaagtttcaaagtTATTGAACTCTCCaaattcttcttcctcttcattGTATGCTTCAAGTACAGAGAATATTTCAAGACTTCTAGAAGGTTGGATGAGATCTTCCCCAAATCCTTCTAGAAGAAATACCGATCATGATGAGATGTTGCATGAGACACAAAAAAACCAAGATCAAGAACTTGTTAAGAGTTGTGAAAATTCTTGGATTCAAGATGGAggaattagcaataatattgtAACAATTCCAAAAGGAAAATCAACTTGTGAAAGCAGTGGAGTTGTTGCGGAAAAGACAAGTACTAATAGTACTTCTCCACCTCCATTCACATATCTTGAAAAGTGGCTACTGGATGAAAATGCTGGTCAAGTTGAAGAACTCATGGAACTTCCAATGATATTCacataa
- the LOC132049372 gene encoding uncharacterized protein LOC132049372 isoform X1 — translation MAEQKEETKVNQKSHSFVEVICKSTGKTWRFAAGTEAKFALKFINASRIDSIVANTPVTYIEAVKDGEVPVIFGPNSILVNYGEGWKLQPATETTTGFSRGMPDDYAAVRPAYVPQASDNSHSERRKSQAALSPIYIGKILLVFILMFLIGAVFTLFLDNLPQLLSRYGLDH, via the exons ATGGCAGAGcagaaagaagaaacaaaagtCAACCAAAAATCTCATTCT TTTGTGGAGGTGATTTGCAAAAGCACTGGCAAGACTTGGCGATTTGCTGCTGGAACAGAGGCAAAATTCGCGTTGAAATTTATCAATGCCAGTAGGATTGATTCTATCGTGGCAAACACACCTGTAACCTACATTGAAGCTGTTAAAGATGGGGAAGTGCCTGTGATTTTTGGTCCCAATTCAATTCTTGTGAATTATGGCGAAGGATGGAAATTGCAGCCAGCCACCGAGACAACAA CAGGTTTTTCAAGAGGGATGCCTGATGACTACGCAGCAGTGCGACCAGCATATGTTCCTCAG GCTTCGGACAACTCACATTCTGAAAGGAGAAAATCACAAGCTGCTCTAAGCCCTATCTACATCGGAAAGATATTGCTTGTATTTATTCTAATGTTTTTGATTGGTGCCGTCTTCACCTTGTTTCTGGATAATCTTCCACAGCTATTATCTAGATATGGGCTCGACCATTGA
- the LOC132049372 gene encoding uncharacterized protein LOC132049372 isoform X2 — MAEQKEETKVNQKSHSFVEVICKSTGKTWRFAAGTEAKFALKFINASRIDSIVANTPVTYIEAVKDGEVPVIFGPNSILVNYGEGWKLQPATETTSFSRGMPDDYAAVRPAYVPQASDNSHSERRKSQAALSPIYIGKILLVFILMFLIGAVFTLFLDNLPQLLSRYGLDH, encoded by the exons ATGGCAGAGcagaaagaagaaacaaaagtCAACCAAAAATCTCATTCT TTTGTGGAGGTGATTTGCAAAAGCACTGGCAAGACTTGGCGATTTGCTGCTGGAACAGAGGCAAAATTCGCGTTGAAATTTATCAATGCCAGTAGGATTGATTCTATCGTGGCAAACACACCTGTAACCTACATTGAAGCTGTTAAAGATGGGGAAGTGCCTGTGATTTTTGGTCCCAATTCAATTCTTGTGAATTATGGCGAAGGATGGAAATTGCAGCCAGCCACCGAGACAACAA GTTTTTCAAGAGGGATGCCTGATGACTACGCAGCAGTGCGACCAGCATATGTTCCTCAG GCTTCGGACAACTCACATTCTGAAAGGAGAAAATCACAAGCTGCTCTAAGCCCTATCTACATCGGAAAGATATTGCTTGTATTTATTCTAATGTTTTTGATTGGTGCCGTCTTCACCTTGTTTCTGGATAATCTTCCACAGCTATTATCTAGATATGGGCTCGACCATTGA